The Cinclus cinclus chromosome 5, bCinCin1.1, whole genome shotgun sequence genome segment GCAGTTGCCAAGAGCACTGACACACATTTTTGGAAGCTGAGGGTGATTGTTGTGCTTCCTAGGATGGTGTTCCGTGACTGCATACAGAACAGAGATGGGATATATTATCATTTCTACCCTTGGAATCACGTCTCGCTGATGAGCCTACGGAGGAAGGTGCAGATGTCCTGCCCAGGGTCCCACAAGTGCAGCCATTGCTGACATTTTGGACAGAATAACTGATGAGAAAAGTGCTTTCTTGGCCATGGTTCAGCTCCCAATAACTTGACTGGGATTTTAGTCATGGCAAAGGTTACATGCTTCTGTATTACACTAAAATTGATGGCAGTCCTTTAGGATACACTCACACTTTCCTAGCTGTGCAGATCAAGTGGTCCTTCCCAACCTGTCCCCATTCTTGGCTCATACCTGCGACATCCTTATCTCCAAATTACATCTCTGAAAGAAGGCAGCTTGTAAAAATCCCTTGGGATTATTAACAGGAAGGCTTAGACTTGTAAGACAAGTCTGAACAAAACCTGTCTCCTTGAGAAACTTTGACTCCTTCCCATTCCGAGGTCTAGCTGCTGcgcagtgctgtgctgtgggacaggggcaaacgtggggacagggaggaaaGTATGGTCAGAACAGTTGTCCACTTGCACAAGAACTTGCTCAAACACTGCCAAAAACTCCCTGTATGTCTTGCACCATGAGCAAACATGAGCTGATTGTGCAGAATGTGGAGTGGCTGCTTGTTGGAAAGGACCAAACCTAaacaaatatcaaaatatttgcTCAACTTTCTAATTTCTCAGGTGTTCACTGCTTGAATTTCAACATTCCTCTGTAAATTGCTGTGCTACAGGTAGGTGTGAGGCCATATAATTGGAGTTCTGTTCCTTAGGATTTCCCCTGATATAGTCCTCCCTTCTGACTGGAATTACGGAGGACTTCCTTAATGTTTATCAGATTTCCCTGTTTATTTAAGTTAATGAAAACCTTTATTTATTGCCATGTTCTCAGCTGCTGCGCTGTCAGAGCCCCACACTGCTATGGCCTTGCAATTTCTGTGACTAACCAGTATTAGTTCATTATTATCTGTAAATTTTATCATCCAGACTTCTGAAAACCCTGAGTCTGAcaagaagaggagaagaaagtaGATAGCTTTCATAATTCCTCTGATTGTTAATTATGTACACTTCACAGAGGCAACAATTTGCCGTTTTAATTTGCTGCCCCTCACAACTCACACGCCTTCCTTGCCCTTCTGGGAACCCATTATGTGatacaaactgaaagaaaatgcttcctctttttttcGAGTTCTCTGTTCcaacaagaaaattaataacAGACAACACTGAAGCAGAAACATTTCAACAAGCATTTATTAGGTAtgtaaacataaataaataaataaataaataaataaatattattctataaataaataaagtgctTTTTCTAGCCAAAAAGATGACATTAAAATACATGTTTACAACATCACAACACTCATTCACAATAAATAATATCTTGAAAATGATGACACAAAACCTGATGTGCCAGAATTTAGACACGTTAAGTCTGGAAGCTCCCCTCTTCAGCCAGTGGCCCACTGAGTGAGTGGCAGGGACCCAGGTACAGTTGAAGTTACCTGTCCATGCTTTgctggggagaagctgtggTCTTTTCCTAAACTGTTAGCAAAAAGGGAAGGTGTCATTTAGTGAAAGCTCCGCTGGGTATGCACTGCACTGTTCCAGCTGTTCTTAGCAAAAATTATTCCGGGATTATCTCCATATTCCTTCACAAGCCAATTTTTCTGCCTCCTTGCTGCAAGTAGTTGCTTTCCGACATAATGAGACCCGTTTAAAAGACTAAAAGTATTGTACCACGGAGTACATTTTCTAAATGCTGTGACACTGTGAATGTAGGAGGCCAGAGGAGGTGAGCTCTCAGAAGCTGGGTGAGTGCCTTCCCTATTTTTGCCTCCCTGGAGTAGTTAGGACATCTTTGTCCTAAAACATTCTTTGTTTTAGGACACCGTCTCAGGCTTGGTGTTGGCCCTagaaagaaagaagatggaAAAGGAAGCTATTAAAAATCGACTATACAACAGGTAAGACTAGCACTTCATGCTTCTGTGCCCAAGACCCTGAAAAGCTGTGACAGAACCCAAGGGACACTGGTACATCATAACATTCCCAAAGGGGTTCAATAGCAGCGAATTGCCATGGTTTGATGCTTCCCTTGACAACTGGTTTGAAGTGCCTGATTTCCCCCCACTCCCCCACTTATCTATATGccatttatttgaaaaactgATTGCTGCTTTCTACCGCCGCAAGCATGAGAAAACCAGTCAGGTAATGCTTGGATTTTCTGAGCAGTTGTGCTGCAAGTTTTCAAAACAGTTGTGCCTCAGGGGAAAGGAGCATAACCTTCCCAGAGATGTGTGGCACAGTAAAACTTCAATAGCTAATGCTGTAATTAAGGCTCAAAGCAATCACAGTGTTTGTCACAATTAGTgaacacaaaaggaaataacTGCTCAAGGACACAGAATTTTGGAGCACTTCACACCATCTGTGTTTGATAGTTCAATTAAAGTACCGGTTTTCAATAAGCTGTGCTTTTTGAGGAGAAATGACTCACTTGTCCAGAATGACCTTAATGATCAGCTTCACCCAGGAAGCAGTGGGCTCCAGGCACACTTCTCTGCCATCTCTCAGGGTAGCTCTGCaacagggaagaaaggaagggaaaggggtgACTTAGTGAAATCCAAGGCAATGCCACCTTTCTCTCACAACATCATTCTAGCGATACCGTACACATTTTCCACTTCAAGCTGTATAAACTTAGGATGTAGCCTAACATAAAGGGATCTTTTTCACTGGTTTAGTATCTTCTAATATCTGTTTGTTTGATGCATTAAACCCTCTGCAGGACTCTCCCTCttttcaaaactgctttttccCCCAACTGGCTTTATGTTTGTAACAGTCTTCCACTGAAGAGGTAAATCTTTCCATCTTGATTCAGAAATTGTACTGACACTAAAAGTTCTGGAATGCAACTGGAATGATTTGTAGGGTAATGgtagtttttggttttttttcattgactTGAGTAGAAGGGTGATCATTTTTTGGACCTAGCccttaaaaattatgttttgattttttgctCAGCATGGCTCCATGCATTTTCACAAGTCAGTAGAGTTCAGAGTTTTAGAAAGTTATTTGCTACCTGATGACTGTGAATTTAGGTCAATATATTTCATGCGTTTAAAAAGCAGAGATTggcaaaacaacaacaacaacaacacaatTCACAACATGTAGCATGCTGTCTGCAGTAGCAGGGAATGTTGCTGCTCCTCTTTCTGAGCAGCTGCTTCTGCCGGCTGCTCGCACGGCTCACAGAACATTTACACCCTCTCGAGAGCAACATCTGCTTTCTTCTTGTTAAGTAATCAGGAAAGTTTTGCAAAACACTTACATGACTTCAACATTCTTGCAGTGAGGTCCGCTGGGGGTGAGGTTCACGTTTTGGATGAACTTGGGATGGATGAACTTGGAATGGGTGCTTATGCACTGGCACCGGAGTTCAATGGCCGAGCGTGGCACTGCCGcgcctggaaaacaaaaaaaaaggggagtGTTTCACTACTTTCACAGGAAGCACAACATGGGGTGTTTTGCTGACAGCATTACGAGAGTCCTTTGCTGCACTGGTAAGGCAGCACAGTGTCTCCCCATCAGCATTTGCTCTGACCATTAGTCAGGAGAGCTTTAGGAAGGGTTTCTCTACCTTGTGTTCCAAGTGCTGAGATCAGGAGCAGCATCAGCGCAGCAGCCTCTGCCTTGCCAGTCATGATGCAAGAGCGTGCCTTCCTCGTGTGGCCTGGCCCGGTTCTGTGGTGGAGGGAGCTCTGGCAGATCCCGGGGTGACAAGTGCCTGTGCTCGGGGCCAGCCGTGTTTATATCCTCCCTGTGCCCCGCGGGGCACTCCGGCATCACGGGTGGGTCACAGGCACGGAAACTCCGAGCCTGCAAGATGCTGCTGTGCACTGAGTCACAGGTGAGTGAGTCGGTAAGCCCCTTTCCCTCCGTGACCACAAAACCGCTTCTCAGCACAGAGCACCTGATGGAGTCGAGACACATGGGGTTGTCCTGTACTGAGCTGTGTGGAGTCTGCAGAGAGTTTGCAATTTCTTGGGATAATTTTAATCTGTGCTTGTGTCCGCCTTGTAACTCTCCACTCCAGGTTGAAGGCATTTGCTCTGTGGTTTTCCACCTCTGTGTCTTTTGACttcaatgtgattttttttccattttaagacGTGACAGGAGATAGAGCCAATAATTCTAGAAATTACAGGCACTAGCTCTCGTTTTCTTTATATTCATgtgcattaaaaacaaacaaacaaacaaacaaaaaaaacacttctATGTTGAGATAACCTTAGCAGAACTACTTACAGTATTCTTCTGGTGAATTCAAATCTAGCTTCACTGAAATATACAGTAGTACCACTGAGACTCTGTAGTACCATTGAGAACACATAGAATATGTAAATATGATACGATGACTTGCTTTACCTAACCTAAGATGGATTTTGTTATTTGAGGATGACTACTTCTGCTGAAGCAAAAACTTCTTAGTTATTTGCTGCTTTGAATTTGggcaaaggaaaattttaaaagctcctGCAGAATTctgcttctgaaataaaatgaggcactcttgaaaaattaaatttgaccCTGTAAAGAGAATATTTATTCTGATTACGATGAAGATAAAGAAAGCTGAAGATGGAATAATGAAGAAGGGTTATTCAAACAAAGTCAGAGGTGTTCAACCATTTCATTTAACAGTAGACACAAATACTGCAATACAAGTTGGCCTTTTTTGGGTTAAACATTAAGGACTCCCATTACTGTTCCTCTGCCAGGGTATGGGGAAGTCAGAGGAACAAAGCAtagggccaggtatgaattaATGTAGgtcatttttctctgactggTCATGAGGGTCTCGGAGATTTACATATGCCAGACTGAATTCCACTTGGTACTACCATATCTACCACTGTCTATAAATAGCCTTGGAGCATATGATCTGAACAGCAGCTATTCCAGAAACTATGGGATTAAGCACCTGACTTTCCCCTCACTTTACATCTTGCAGCAAATACAGATGGATTAGCTAAAAGATAAACAGATAAACCCCCAGCCACAGCCCTTGCTTGTCAGACCTGGGGTCTGCCTAGGCATTGTCCTCTTCAACCGTGGCAATCAGGAGGTGTCTAGGAAAGGGTAAGAAAAGATTAAGTGTCTTTGAGACTTATCCCTGGTAGTCTGAATCTGGTTTCATTTGCTGCCTCCTGATTCTTCTACAGGACAACAAAAAGTAGATATTGAGCCTTATCCCTGATTTCCACTGCCTTCATAATTCTGTAGGCCTTTATCAGGTCTCCAGGTCAATCTCTTTTTATGAAGTGCTGTCCTGTTgcctgagagcagcacagaatGGGTTGTTTGTTCCCAACTCtggactttttattttcccctcacaCACTATTTCCACGCACATCAAACAGTTTACAGAAATGCAAGCTAGAACATCAATGGATAATCTTCTGGACTGCATACAGGGAGGAGATGGAAGGATGAATTGCATTGCATAAAgagtgtggattttttttcaaataaatccaAGAAACT includes the following:
- the LOC134044731 gene encoding interleukin-8-like, producing the protein MTGKAEAAALMLLLISALGTQGAAVPRSAIELRCQCISTHSKFIHPKFIQNVNLTPSGPHCKNVEVIATLRDGREVCLEPTASWVKLIIKVILDK